A portion of the Candidatus Margulisiibacteriota bacterium genome contains these proteins:
- a CDS encoding GxxExxY protein has protein sequence MANLVYPELSYKIIGVLFKVHNELGPNLAEKHYQRSIAKEFTRQAINYREQQKIEILRNGLIGNQYADFLVDNKIVLEIKATPRFSRNNVIQVLKYLREADLELGLLVNFSRRELIYKRILKGFRPK, from the coding sequence GTGGCAAATCTTGTTTATCCAGAACTAAGCTATAAGATAATCGGAGTTCTTTTTAAGGTCCATAATGAACTTGGGCCTAACCTAGCTGAAAAGCATTATCAACGATCGATCGCCAAGGAATTTACCAGACAGGCTATTAATTACCGCGAACAACAGAAAATAGAGATATTAAGAAACGGATTGATTGGTAATCAATATGCTGATTTTCTCGTAGACAACAAGATTGTCCTTGAAATAAAAGCCACGCCAAGGTTTTCACGAAATAATGTTATTCAAGTATTAAAATATTTGAGAGAAGCTGACCTTGAGCTAGGCTTATTGGTTAATTTCTCTAGAAGAGAACTAATTTACAAGCGAATATTAAAGGGATTTAGGCCTAAGTGA
- the metG gene encoding methionine--tRNA ligase, translating into MVAAFSMAIYCLSGSFFENFNYYLYNSHMAQKFYLTTPLYYVNDIPHIGHAYTTIAADVLARYKRSKGFEVHFLTGTDEHGQKVWKAAEGQGKQPQAFVDEIVERFKSAWQVLNVKYDDFIRTTEPRHEECVQKIFSRLRKQGDIYKGQYQGWYCVTCETYWAEGELKEDMEGRKLCPDCGRPTDLLKEDSYFFKLSGYQHRLLKYIEDHPGFIQPASRRNEITQFIKQGLKDLSVTRTAFPWGVSVPDDPQHVVYVWFDALINYISAIGYLQDDAKFNKWWPAQVHLMGKEIVRFHAVIWPAILMALSLPLPEKVFGHGWWTVEGEKMSKSKGNVVDPIALAKQYGVDVVRYFILREVPFGVDGDFSQKLFINRYNTDLANDLGNLLSRTLTMIEKYFDGIVPRVQGQEDDLIALLKKTPAAFTQAMDELAFSDALGVVWALITAANVYIEKQAPWSLAKKGEKEQLAIVMANLYEVLKTVAGLITPFMPETAARIIVQLNPDGTKVNKGDVLFPRIQQ; encoded by the coding sequence ATGGTTGCGGCTTTTTCGATGGCCATATACTGCTTATCGGGCTCCTTTTTTGAAAATTTCAATTATTATCTGTATAATTCACATATGGCGCAAAAGTTCTATCTGACCACGCCGCTATACTACGTGAACGATATCCCTCACATCGGCCATGCGTATACGACGATCGCGGCTGATGTTTTGGCTCGTTATAAGCGATCGAAGGGGTTTGAGGTCCACTTCCTGACCGGGACAGACGAGCACGGGCAGAAGGTCTGGAAAGCGGCGGAGGGGCAGGGGAAGCAGCCGCAGGCCTTCGTCGACGAGATCGTCGAACGGTTCAAGTCCGCCTGGCAAGTGTTGAACGTCAAATACGACGATTTTATCCGCACCACCGAACCGCGGCATGAAGAGTGCGTCCAGAAGATCTTTAGCCGTTTGCGGAAGCAAGGGGATATTTATAAGGGCCAATACCAGGGGTGGTATTGCGTGACCTGTGAGACCTATTGGGCTGAAGGGGAATTGAAAGAGGATATGGAAGGGCGCAAGCTTTGCCCCGATTGCGGCCGCCCGACCGATCTTCTCAAGGAAGACTCCTATTTCTTTAAGCTCTCGGGCTACCAGCACCGTTTACTGAAATACATTGAGGACCACCCCGGTTTTATCCAGCCGGCCTCACGCCGCAACGAGATCACCCAGTTCATCAAGCAGGGGTTGAAAGACCTTTCGGTGACCCGGACCGCTTTCCCCTGGGGGGTCAGTGTTCCGGACGATCCCCAGCATGTCGTTTATGTCTGGTTTGACGCCCTGATCAACTATATTTCCGCCATCGGTTACTTGCAGGATGACGCCAAGTTCAACAAATGGTGGCCCGCGCAGGTCCACCTGATGGGGAAGGAGATCGTCCGTTTCCATGCGGTCATCTGGCCGGCGATCCTAATGGCTCTTTCGCTCCCCCTGCCGGAGAAGGTTTTTGGGCACGGCTGGTGGACGGTCGAGGGGGAGAAGATGAGCAAGTCGAAGGGGAATGTCGTTGACCCGATAGCTTTAGCTAAACAGTATGGGGTTGATGTGGTCCGTTATTTCATCTTACGTGAAGTGCCGTTCGGGGTTGACGGCGATTTTTCCCAGAAGCTCTTCATTAATCGCTACAACACCGATCTGGCCAACGATCTGGGGAACCTTTTAAGCCGGACCCTGACTATGATCGAGAAATACTTTGATGGGATAGTCCCTAGGGTCCAGGGGCAAGAAGATGATTTAATTGCTCTGCTGAAGAAGACGCCGGCGGCTTTCACCCAGGCTATGGATGAATTGGCTTTCTCTGACGCTCTGGGGGTGGTCTGGGCTTTGATCACTGCGGCCAACGTTTATATTGAGAAACAGGCCCCCTGGTCGTTGGCGAAGAAAGGGGAGAAGGAACAGCTGGCCATCGTCATGGCCAATCTTTACGAGGTCCTGAAGACCGTGGCCGGGTTAATTACCCCCTTCATGCCCGAGACCGCTGCCAGGATCATCGTTCAGCTTAACCCCGACGGAACCAAGGTCAATAAGGGTGACGTTCTTTTTCCCCGGATCCAACAGTAG
- a CDS encoding type II secretion system F family protein, whose protein sequence is MSSKRTLNKRQTAYFCSQLKMLLSSGVPLLSALSIASKAGKKKFYNMMPEVIEKLNNGLMLSEALVNYLPILAASSIKVGESNGSLEDALGQLAKYYEERAEIEEKLISALVYPAFIFCLSLVCLIGLAVFVLPGLSGVFADIGGELPLITRIILGSADLFAQLFPILIIGGLLASLVVWRRKADVASRLPFVGSIMKQEEIIQGLGTIGALLNTGTPIDKALQVAAETSRGRAFRSTILAARDKVINGEKLSSVLAAGQFFPPEMTDMLKVGENSGRLAEMFLSVSHYQAREREMSLKRLTALIEPVMTLSVGLFVGLVVMGIFLPLMNMISALN, encoded by the coding sequence ATGTCTTCTAAGCGGACGCTTAATAAGCGTCAGACGGCTTACTTCTGTTCGCAACTTAAGATGCTCCTCTCCTCCGGCGTTCCCTTACTCTCAGCTTTATCAATTGCAAGTAAAGCAGGTAAAAAAAAGTTTTACAACATGATGCCGGAGGTAATCGAGAAGTTAAACAACGGGCTGATGTTAAGTGAAGCGCTCGTCAACTATTTGCCAATTTTGGCCGCCAGTTCAATAAAAGTGGGAGAGAGTAATGGGAGCCTTGAGGATGCCCTCGGCCAGCTCGCCAAATATTACGAAGAGCGGGCGGAGATCGAAGAAAAACTGATCAGCGCCCTCGTTTATCCCGCTTTTATATTCTGTTTAAGCCTCGTTTGTCTCATCGGCCTGGCCGTCTTTGTTCTTCCCGGGTTGAGCGGCGTGTTTGCCGATATCGGCGGTGAATTGCCTCTGATCACCCGGATAATTCTTGGTTCAGCTGATCTGTTCGCGCAATTGTTCCCGATCCTGATCATCGGCGGTTTGCTGGCGAGCTTGGTTGTTTGGCGCAGAAAAGCTGATGTCGCCAGCCGTTTGCCGTTCGTCGGAAGTATTATGAAACAAGAGGAGATCATCCAGGGGTTAGGGACGATCGGCGCTTTGCTCAACACCGGGACACCGATCGATAAAGCGTTGCAGGTGGCGGCCGAGACCTCCCGCGGGAGAGCTTTCCGTTCGACCATTCTGGCGGCGCGCGATAAGGTGATCAACGGGGAAAAATTATCGTCAGTTCTGGCGGCCGGCCAATTCTTCCCGCCCGAGATGACCGACATGCTTAAGGTCGGCGAAAATTCCGGCCGGCTGGCCGAAATGTTCTTGAGCGTTTCTCATTACCAGGCGCGGGAGAGGGAGATGAGCCTTAAAAGATTGACCGCTCTGATCGAGCCGGTCATGACCCTCTCGGT